One window of the Bartonella bacilliformis KC583 genome contains the following:
- the cmk gene encoding (d)CMP kinase, producing the protein MNPFVIAIDGPAASGKGTLARKIAAHYHFHHLDTGLTYRSVAHALLQQGLTCDDETSAIAHAKKLDLNILNPNLLNAHEIGEAASKIATIPAVRKILVAKQRDFIKIPPGSVLDGRDIGTVVCPDADIKFYIVANIQTRAKRRYQEILKRGRHADYQKILADLKQRDERDMTRQQSPLKSAENAHLLDTSELSIEEAFAAACTLIDPLIKARAAL; encoded by the coding sequence TTGAACCCTTTTGTCATTGCAATTGATGGCCCAGCCGCTTCTGGTAAAGGCACTTTAGCACGCAAAATTGCTGCTCATTATCATTTTCACCATTTGGATACTGGCCTCACCTATCGTAGCGTTGCTCATGCACTTTTACAACAAGGATTGACTTGTGATGATGAAACAAGTGCCATTGCACATGCAAAAAAACTTGATCTTAACATTTTAAATCCAAATCTTCTCAATGCTCATGAAATTGGCGAAGCCGCTTCAAAAATAGCAACTATACCAGCTGTACGAAAAATTCTTGTCGCTAAGCAACGGGATTTTATCAAAATTCCTCCAGGAAGCGTGCTTGATGGACGCGACATTGGCACCGTTGTTTGTCCCGATGCAGATATAAAATTTTATATTGTGGCCAATATTCAAACACGCGCAAAGCGCCGTTATCAAGAAATTTTAAAAAGAGGAAGACACGCAGATTATCAGAAAATCCTTGCTGATTTAAAACAGCGCGATGAACGCGATATGACTCGTCAACAAAGTCCTCTTAAATCAGCAGAAAACGCCCACTTGCTTGATACATCCGAATTGAGTATAGAAGAAGCATTTGCAGCTGCTTGTACATTGATTGATCCTCTCATAAAAGCCCGAGCAGCTCTGTAG
- the rpsA gene encoding 30S ribosomal protein S1: protein MSQYNPMVEDFEALLMESFQTNDLNEGSVVKGRIIAIEKDMAIIDAGLKVEGRIPLKEFGNKGKDGSLQIGDEVEVYIDRIENAMGEAVLSREKARREESWFRLEEKFNAGVRVDGVIFSQVKGGFTVDLDGAVAFLPRSQVDIRPIRDVAPLMHNPQSFEILKMDRRRGNIVVSRRTVLEESRAEQRSEIVQNLEENQIVEGVVKNITDYGAFIDLGGIDGLLHVTDMAWRRVSHPSEILTIGQTIKVQIIRINQDTHRISLGMKQLENDPWDSISEKYPVGKKITGSVTNITDYGCFVEIEPGIEGLIHVSEMSWTKKNIHPGKLLSTSQEVEVAVLEVDPSKRRISLGLKQVSENPWVAFSNNFPINSQVEGEVKNKTEFGLFIGLEGDVDGMVHLSDLDWNRPGEQVIETYNKGDVVKAVVLDVDVEKERISLGIKQLSSDKVGEAAASGELRKGAVVTCEVIGINDNGIDIKLVNHNLETTIRRTDLARDRDEQRTERFSIGQKVDACITAFDKKTRKLSVSIKALEIAEGKEAVAQYGSTDSGASLGDILGAALKKQEQD from the coding sequence ATGTCACAGTACAATCCCATGGTAGAGGATTTTGAAGCCCTTTTAATGGAATCTTTCCAAACCAACGATCTCAATGAAGGATCTGTTGTTAAAGGTCGTATCATCGCAATCGAAAAAGACATGGCCATTATTGATGCTGGCCTTAAGGTAGAAGGACGTATTCCTCTTAAGGAATTTGGTAACAAAGGTAAAGACGGTTCGTTGCAAATCGGCGATGAAGTTGAAGTCTACATTGATCGCATTGAAAATGCGATGGGTGAAGCTGTTCTATCACGTGAAAAAGCACGTCGTGAAGAAAGTTGGTTCCGTCTTGAAGAAAAATTCAATGCCGGTGTGCGTGTGGATGGAGTTATCTTCAGCCAAGTAAAAGGTGGATTTACTGTTGACCTTGATGGTGCTGTTGCCTTTTTACCTCGTAGCCAAGTTGACATTCGCCCTATTCGTGATGTTGCCCCTTTAATGCACAATCCACAATCGTTTGAAATTTTGAAAATGGATCGTCGTCGTGGCAATATTGTTGTCTCACGCCGTACCGTCTTAGAAGAAAGTCGTGCTGAACAGCGTTCAGAAATTGTTCAAAACCTTGAAGAAAATCAAATCGTTGAAGGCGTGGTCAAAAATATCACTGATTATGGTGCTTTTATTGATCTTGGTGGAATTGATGGTCTTTTGCATGTTACCGACATGGCATGGCGACGTGTTAGCCACCCCTCTGAGATCCTGACAATCGGTCAAACGATTAAAGTTCAGATTATTCGTATCAATCAAGACACACATCGTATCTCTCTCGGAATGAAACAACTTGAAAATGATCCGTGGGATAGCATTAGCGAAAAATATCCAGTGGGTAAAAAAATCACTGGTTCTGTTACCAATATCACAGATTACGGTTGTTTTGTTGAAATCGAACCAGGAATCGAAGGACTGATCCATGTTTCTGAAATGAGCTGGACGAAGAAAAACATTCATCCTGGAAAACTCCTTTCTACATCACAAGAAGTAGAAGTTGCTGTTCTTGAAGTTGATCCTTCTAAACGGCGAATTTCCCTTGGTCTCAAGCAAGTATCCGAAAATCCATGGGTGGCTTTCTCCAATAATTTCCCTATAAATTCGCAAGTTGAAGGGGAAGTCAAAAATAAGACAGAATTTGGTCTCTTCATCGGCCTTGAAGGTGATGTTGATGGTATGGTTCATCTTTCTGATCTTGATTGGAATCGTCCTGGTGAGCAAGTCATTGAGACTTATAACAAAGGTGACGTCGTTAAAGCTGTTGTTCTTGATGTTGACGTTGAAAAAGAGCGTATCTCTCTAGGAATTAAACAGCTTTCCTCTGATAAAGTTGGAGAAGCAGCAGCCTCTGGTGAGCTCCGTAAAGGTGCTGTCGTTACCTGTGAAGTTATTGGAATCAATGACAATGGTATTGATATAAAATTGGTTAACCATAATTTAGAAACAACCATCCGTCGAACTGATTTGGCACGTGATCGTGATGAACAACGCACTGAGCGTTTCTCTATTGGACAGAAAGTTGATGCCTGTATTACTGCATTTGACAAAAAAACGCGTAAGCTTTCAGTATCCATTAAAGCCTTAGAAATTGCGGAAGGAAAAGAAGCTGTTGCTCAATATGGTTCAACAGATTCAGGAGCTTCCCTTGGTGATATTCTCGGTGCTGCATTAAAAAAGCAAGAACAAGATTAA
- the aroA gene encoding 3-phosphoshikimate 1-carboxyvinyltransferase, whose protein sequence is MQNAIPATAQKSTALSGKIKIPGDKSISHRSLILGGLANGETHIHGLLESDDILHTAAAMQAMGAHIRKENGIWIIRGTGNGCLLQAQKPLNFGNSATGARLIMGMVSSYHMKTTFTGDASLSKRPMERILNPLRLMGTNIEATSNNLPLTLYGPKMANPICYRLPIASAQVKSSILLASLNTAGITTVIEPILTRDHTEKILELFGAKLDIETNKEGTRFIHMHGQPHLTGQSIDIPGDPSSAAFPLIAALLIEDSDIIIENVLINSSRIGLIQTLWEMGAKIEFLNQRQQGGENIADLRVRSSVLKGVTVPKERAPSMIDEYPALAVAAAFAEGKTTMLGIEELRVKESDRLSTIAQGLKINHVDCEKGVDFLIIHGQNSSKGLGGGCIKTHLDHRIAMCFLVFGLASEKPVTIDDRRVIATSFPAFIPLMNQLGGKIH, encoded by the coding sequence ATGCAAAATGCAATACCTGCAACAGCTCAAAAATCAACTGCTCTTTCTGGAAAAATTAAAATACCAGGTGATAAATCAATCTCTCATCGATCTCTTATATTGGGGGGATTAGCAAATGGTGAAACACATATTCATGGACTTCTTGAAAGCGATGACATTTTGCATACAGCTGCAGCCATGCAAGCGATGGGTGCTCATATTCGTAAGGAAAACGGTATTTGGATTATCCGCGGAACTGGTAATGGCTGCCTATTGCAAGCACAAAAACCTTTAAATTTTGGCAATTCTGCAACAGGAGCCCGCTTAATCATGGGAATGGTTAGTTCCTATCACATGAAAACAACTTTTACAGGCGACGCTTCCTTATCCAAACGTCCGATGGAGCGTATCCTCAATCCACTGCGTTTAATGGGTACCAATATTGAAGCAACATCGAACAATTTGCCTTTAACACTTTATGGCCCCAAAATGGCTAATCCAATTTGCTACCGCCTGCCTATAGCCTCTGCCCAAGTTAAATCATCAATCCTCCTTGCTAGCCTGAATACAGCTGGCATTACAACCGTTATTGAACCCATTCTTACCCGGGATCATACAGAAAAAATATTAGAATTATTTGGTGCTAAACTTGATATAGAAACAAATAAAGAGGGCACGCGTTTCATCCATATGCACGGCCAGCCACATCTTACTGGACAAAGTATTGATATCCCAGGTGATCCCTCATCTGCTGCTTTTCCACTCATTGCTGCTCTTCTTATTGAAGATTCCGATATCATAATTGAAAATGTTCTCATAAATAGCTCTAGAATCGGTCTTATCCAAACATTGTGGGAAATGGGAGCAAAGATTGAATTTTTAAACCAACGCCAACAAGGTGGAGAAAATATTGCCGATCTGCGTGTTAGATCATCAGTGTTAAAAGGTGTTACTGTACCAAAAGAACGAGCTCCCTCAATGATTGATGAATATCCTGCTTTAGCAGTAGCAGCAGCCTTTGCTGAAGGTAAGACGACCATGCTCGGAATTGAAGAACTGCGTGTTAAAGAATCAGACCGGCTTTCTACTATTGCGCAAGGATTAAAAATTAACCATGTAGATTGCGAAAAGGGTGTAGATTTTCTCATTATCCATGGACAAAACTCATCCAAAGGTCTAGGTGGTGGATGCATCAAAACACATCTTGATCATCGTATTGCAATGTGCTTTCTTGTTTTTGGGTTGGCATCAGAAAAACCTGTTACTATTGACGATAGACGGGTAATTGCGACCAGCTTTCCAGCATTTATCCCCTTAATGAACCAGCTTGGAGGCAAAATTCATTGA
- a CDS encoding TIGR02300 family protein — translation MANKELGTKRVDPETGKKFYDLNRDPIVSPYTGISYPRSYFEVVAAEAGSEEDADTEELDTVEKSAFMLLEEGVDDSKDDDIPDLVDEDVDLGDDEDTFLSHDESDEDDDMTDILGNNVLSDDNV, via the coding sequence ATGGCAAATAAAGAACTTGGAACTAAGCGTGTTGACCCAGAAACGGGAAAGAAGTTTTATGATCTTAATCGTGATCCTATAGTGTCACCTTATACGGGGATTTCTTATCCACGATCTTATTTTGAGGTTGTAGCCGCTGAGGCAGGTAGTGAAGAAGACGCTGACACTGAAGAGCTTGATACAGTAGAAAAGTCTGCCTTTATGTTACTTGAAGAAGGTGTTGACGATTCTAAAGATGATGATATTCCTGATTTAGTGGATGAAGATGTAGATCTCGGGGATGATGAAGATACGTTCTTGTCTCATGATGAAAGTGATGAGGATGACGATATGACTGATATCCTTGGTAATAATGTTCTTAGTGATGATAATGTTTAA
- the mutS gene encoding DNA mismatch repair protein MutS, protein MEKGTEHKSNVTLQSFTSSSTHQERLTPMMEQYIEIKAVNNDCLLFYRMGDFYELFFNDAIIASQALGITLTTRGKHLGKDIPMCGVPVHSADDYLQKLIACGYRVAVCEQMEDPAEAKKRGSKSIVQREVVRLVTPGTITEEKLLDPTRANYLMTLARIKTSDREEFALSWIDISTGIFRVTESHHEKLLTDIMRVDPQEVIVADSLLHDKSLKSLFNVLGHIISPQSATLFDTITAEHDICNYFKLSTLEGVADYSRPELSAIAAAIRYIEKTQITHRPPLMRPERQNEKATLFIDAATRLNLELIRTTSGQRDGSLLKTIDRTVTGGGSRLLADRLISPLTSPEAIDKRLDSIAFFLRNTSLSEAAHLILKGGPDMSRAVSRLALGRGEPRDIATIRRGFEIISELNQLLNNKLLPQEISDVKEVFSRLPTALHIRLNQALTDDLPLLKRDGGFIRPNYHQELDKMRNLRDESRRIIAELQVRYAKETDIKTLKIKHNNVLGYFIEVTTLQASALTNNPQAKAHFIHRQTIANAMRFTTTELAELESRIAHAANHVITLELEIFDMLVNEIIAQADFIRKVSEALAVLDVSVALAYLAEEQGYCRPIIDNSLTFHITAGRHPVVEQALRKQAIEPFVANDCNLSAKNNHQYAAIWLLTGPNMGGKSTFLRQNALIAIMAQMGSFVPATSAHIGVVDRLFSRVGASDDLARGRSTFMMEMVETATILNHASSHSLVILDEIGRGTSTFDGLSIAWAAVEYLHEVNHCRAILATHFHEMTALTKKLDRLHNVTMKVKNWEGNVIFLHEVTEGAADRSYGVQVAKLAGLPEEVITRATDVLHQLEQSEMAGKGHKLIDDLPLFNLQTISTTHKKTDKYDAIKEALKNIHPDELSPKDALEELYRLKKLEKESSL, encoded by the coding sequence ATGGAAAAAGGGACTGAACATAAAAGTAACGTAACTCTACAGTCTTTCACCTCATCTAGCACACATCAAGAACGTCTTACCCCCATGATGGAGCAATATATAGAAATCAAAGCAGTCAATAATGATTGCCTGCTTTTTTACCGTATGGGTGATTTCTATGAATTATTTTTCAATGACGCAATTATCGCTTCTCAAGCCTTAGGAATTACACTTACAACACGCGGCAAACACTTAGGTAAAGATATCCCAATGTGTGGTGTTCCTGTTCATTCTGCTGATGATTATTTGCAAAAACTCATCGCTTGTGGTTATCGAGTTGCTGTATGTGAACAAATGGAAGATCCTGCAGAAGCAAAAAAACGTGGCTCAAAATCAATCGTTCAACGTGAAGTTGTTCGCCTTGTTACGCCTGGAACCATAACAGAAGAAAAGCTCCTTGATCCAACACGCGCAAATTATCTAATGACACTTGCCCGCATCAAAACTAGTGATAGAGAAGAATTTGCTTTGTCTTGGATTGATATTTCCACTGGCATATTTCGTGTTACAGAAAGTCATCATGAAAAGCTTTTAACAGATATCATGCGCGTAGACCCGCAAGAAGTGATAGTGGCCGATTCATTGTTGCATGACAAATCTCTGAAATCACTTTTTAATGTTCTTGGTCATATCATCTCACCTCAATCAGCTACTCTTTTTGATACAATCACCGCTGAACATGATATTTGCAATTATTTCAAATTATCAACCCTTGAAGGCGTTGCTGATTATTCACGCCCTGAACTTTCAGCTATTGCTGCTGCTATTCGTTATATTGAAAAAACACAAATCACCCATCGCCCCCCTCTCATGCGTCCCGAACGCCAGAATGAAAAAGCGACTCTCTTCATTGATGCTGCTACCAGGCTTAACCTTGAACTTATTCGAACCACATCTGGCCAACGCGACGGAAGTTTGTTAAAAACCATTGACCGCACAGTTACAGGAGGTGGTTCACGTCTTCTTGCTGATCGCTTAATTTCTCCCCTAACATCTCCTGAAGCTATTGATAAACGCCTTGATTCAATTGCCTTTTTCTTGCGTAATACTTCTCTTTCAGAAGCTGCCCATCTTATTTTGAAAGGGGGGCCAGATATGTCGCGTGCCGTTTCACGTTTAGCTCTTGGTCGAGGAGAACCACGTGATATCGCTACAATTCGGCGTGGTTTTGAAATTATTAGTGAGCTAAATCAATTACTCAATAATAAATTGCTTCCCCAAGAAATAAGTGATGTGAAAGAAGTGTTTTCACGCTTACCTACTGCCTTGCATATTCGTCTCAATCAAGCATTGACTGATGATCTTCCACTTCTTAAGCGTGACGGAGGATTTATTCGCCCTAATTATCACCAAGAGCTGGATAAAATGCGCAATTTACGTGATGAATCACGCCGCATCATTGCGGAACTTCAAGTACGATATGCTAAAGAAACGGACATTAAAACACTTAAAATCAAGCATAATAATGTTTTAGGTTACTTCATTGAAGTTACAACCTTACAAGCATCCGCGCTCACGAATAATCCACAAGCAAAAGCGCATTTTATTCACCGACAAACAATAGCGAATGCTATGCGCTTCACTACAACAGAGCTTGCTGAACTTGAAAGCCGCATTGCCCATGCAGCAAATCACGTTATAACGCTTGAGCTTGAAATCTTCGATATGCTTGTGAATGAAATTATCGCACAAGCTGATTTCATTCGTAAAGTTTCTGAAGCACTTGCTGTTTTAGATGTGTCTGTTGCTTTAGCGTATTTAGCTGAAGAACAAGGATATTGTCGTCCAATCATTGATAATTCTCTAACCTTTCATATCACTGCAGGACGCCATCCTGTCGTAGAGCAAGCACTACGAAAACAAGCAATAGAACCATTTGTTGCCAATGACTGTAATCTCTCTGCGAAAAACAATCACCAATATGCAGCAATCTGGTTGTTGACAGGTCCAAATATGGGAGGCAAATCAACATTTTTGCGACAAAATGCCCTTATTGCTATTATGGCACAAATGGGCTCATTTGTACCAGCTACTTCGGCCCATATCGGTGTTGTTGATCGTTTATTTAGCCGTGTCGGCGCTTCTGATGATCTTGCACGAGGGCGCTCAACCTTTATGATGGAAATGGTTGAAACAGCAACTATTCTTAATCATGCAAGTAGCCACTCTCTTGTGATTCTCGACGAGATTGGACGCGGTACATCAACTTTTGATGGCCTCTCAATTGCTTGGGCAGCTGTTGAATATCTTCACGAAGTTAATCATTGTCGTGCCATTCTCGCCACGCATTTTCACGAAATGACAGCACTCACCAAGAAACTCGACCGCCTTCATAATGTAACCATGAAAGTCAAAAATTGGGAGGGTAATGTCATCTTTCTTCACGAAGTGACTGAAGGAGCTGCTGACCGATCTTATGGAGTACAAGTTGCAAAGCTTGCTGGACTTCCCGAAGAAGTTATTACCCGCGCAACAGACGTTCTCCATCAATTAGAACAAAGCGAAATGGCTGGAAAAGGGCACAAATTAATTGATGACTTACCCCTATTTAATCTTCAAACAATATCCACCACACATAAAAAAACAGATAAATATGACGCAATTAAAGAAGCTTTAAAAAATATCCATCCTGATGAGCTTTCACCTAAAGATGCTTTAGAAGAACTTTATCGTCTTAAAAAACTTGAAAAAGAATCATCTCTTTAA